The Chitinophagales bacterium genomic sequence GTACATTAGAAAAAATGGACGGTGTGGAAAAAGTCACAGCACATACCTGATAACAAATTAAACAGGACACTCATACATAAATAAAAGAAAGGAGCCTTACGGGGCTCCTTTCTTAATATTACGAGTGAGAGAAACAATTACTCCTGAGTAGCAGTGTACACTACGTCAACCGCGTAAGTACCTGCAGGGTAAGCGAAACCTGGAGTAGCTTTATACTTTACACTGAAAGTCTGGTTACCACCACGGTCTGCTGCTGTGATCAGGTCCTGGTTAGAAGCTGTCAAAGTAGAGTAAGCAGTTGAAGAGAACGGGCTGGCTATAGAACCACCTGTACCGTTGGCTGTTACTTTTACTGCCAGAACACCACTTACTGGCATAGTTGGAGCCGGGGTAGTGTTACCTGTGTATGAGAAGTTTGTAGCGTTAGCTTTAACAGCTACTGAGAAATTCTTGTTAGAACGTACTTTCAGTTCCTGTGCATCACTTTCAACACCGTTAGCGTAGTCGTTAACTGTTGTGAAAGGGATAGTCACGTCAGCACCTGTAGCAGAGCTGTTACCTGTGAAAGTGATCTCGATTGCGTTGCTCAGCACCAGGTTGGTAGTTTGAGAAGCAGAAGAGGTTTGGTTAGCCTGGTTTTGAGCGTTAGCTGCGAAACCGATTGAAGCGAAAACTGCGATTGCGATGATCTTTTTCATAATTGTTGTTTTTGTTTGTTTTAGTTTGGTTGTTTGTTTAAAAATGTTTGTTGTTTGTGTTTGTTCGTTTGTTGATACAAAGATGCGACGGGAAAGTGCCTTGAGAGAAATTTTCAGCTTCAGTTAACCACGTATTTGCAACCCGCTAACGAGCCGTTAACAAATGAAAACAATTTATACAATTGATTTTCAATTAATTAGACACCAAAACAGCAAATCAACACATGAGAGTGGGTCTTTTCTAAACAGACTGTTTAACAAGGGTCTATTGTTATCATATCCTCTTCCCGATAATTGAAAGCAGGCAACTACCCTATAGCCCGGCGAGATACCCAGAGCATTTGGGGGTATGTGGCGCTTCTTATTTAATTATTAAAGGTTGACATTCCTGTTTTCACCTGATAATTAATATATTCGTCAGTCTAAAAATCAAAACACAGTAAAGTATATGTTATCAGATATTGAAATATCAAGGGCAGCAAAACTGAAACCAATCGCAGAGATCGCAGAACAGCAAGGTATAAAGGCAGACGACCTGATACCTTATGGCAGAACCAAAGCGAAAGTGCCACTTACGTACCTGAATGAAGAAAACATCAAAAAGTGCAACCTGATATTGGTGACAGCCATAACCCCGAACAAAGCGGGTGTTGGTAAAACTGTAACCAGTGTAGCTACCTCACTGGGGCTTAACTATATAGGCAAAAAAGCTGCTGTAGCATTGCGCGAGCCCAGCCTTGGGCCTTGTTTTGGCATGAAAGGCGGTGCTGCAGGTGGCGGTTACAGCCAGGTGTTGCCGATGGAAGATATCAACCTGCACTTTACAGGCGATATGCACGCTATAACCTGTGCCAATAATATGTTATCTGCCCTGATAGATAACTATCAATACCAGAACAGGAACAGCCCTGAAGCACTGAACAATATAGTTTGGCGCAGGGTACTGGACGTAAACGACCGTTCTTTACGTAACATGGTCAGCGGACTGGGAGGCCTGTCTAACGGACTACCGACAGAAATGGGTTTTGATATCACCCCGGCATCGGAGATCATGGCACTCTTTTGCCTGTCCAGCAGTGTAGAAGACCTGCAGGCCCGTATAGAGCGTGTAGTATTAGGCTATCGCCCAGACAAGTCTCCTTTTACGGTTAAAGACCTTGGGGTAGCTGAGTCGATCGTGGTTTTATTGCGTGATGCTATTTTACCCAACCTGGTGCAAACAACAGAAAACACGCCCGCGTTTATTCATGGCGGACCTTTTGCCAATATCGCCCACGGATGTAACTCTGTACTGGCTACCAAAATGGCCATGAGTTGCAACGACTATGTAGTTACCGAATCTGGTTTTGGCAGCGACCTGGGTGCTGAGAAGTTCCTTGACATCAAATGCCGTGTATCCGGCCTGAGGCCTAAAGCTACCATAATCGTGGTAACTACCGCAGCACTGAAACTGCATGGTGGTGTACATGCTGATGACATCAAAAAGCCTAATCTTGATGCAATGATCGCCGGCCTGCCCAACCTACAGCGTCATATAGAGAATATGAAGAATTTTGGCCAGAGCGTAGTTGTGTCGTTCAACAAGTTCCATTTCGATACAGATGAAGAGGTGAATCACCTGACACAATGGTGTGCAGATCAGGGTGTTGCTTTCGCTATCAACAATGGCTTTGCTGAGGGAGGTAAAGGTGCTGCAGCGCTTGCTGAGACGGTTGTGAAAGTAATTGATGAGCACCCTTCAAAAGACATCAACTTCACATACGAAGACAATGATAGCCTGCGCACAAAAATTGAAAAGATCGCCACTAAGATATACAGGGCTAACGGTGTAAACTT encodes the following:
- a CDS encoding formate--tetrahydrofolate ligase codes for the protein MLSDIEISRAAKLKPIAEIAEQQGIKADDLIPYGRTKAKVPLTYLNEENIKKCNLILVTAITPNKAGVGKTVTSVATSLGLNYIGKKAAVALREPSLGPCFGMKGGAAGGGYSQVLPMEDINLHFTGDMHAITCANNMLSALIDNYQYQNRNSPEALNNIVWRRVLDVNDRSLRNMVSGLGGLSNGLPTEMGFDITPASEIMALFCLSSSVEDLQARIERVVLGYRPDKSPFTVKDLGVAESIVVLLRDAILPNLVQTTENTPAFIHGGPFANIAHGCNSVLATKMAMSCNDYVVTESGFGSDLGAEKFLDIKCRVSGLRPKATIIVVTTAALKLHGGVHADDIKKPNLDAMIAGLPNLQRHIENMKNFGQSVVVSFNKFHFDTDEEVNHLTQWCADQGVAFAINNGFAEGGKGAAALAETVVKVIDEHPSKDINFTYEDNDSLRTKIEKIATKIYRANGVNFAAGTLTKLKKFEASGWGNLPVCIAKTQYSFSDDPKKVNAPTDFDITIRDVVINAGAGFIVAVAGDIMRMPGLPKDPQANHIKLVNGEIEGLS